A window from Flavobacterium sp. 83 encodes these proteins:
- a CDS encoding efflux RND transporter permease subunit: MSLSTTSIRRPVFTIVINLAIVLFGLIGYSFLGVREFPSIDPAQISIRTNYAGANSDIIESQITEPLEKAINSIDGIRNVTSSSAQGSSNITIEFNLDKNLEEAANDVRDKVSQAVRNLPQDIDAPPVVSKADANGEAIISMTVQSDTRNALELSDYAENVISQRLETIPGVSGVQIWGQKRYAMRLWIDPVKLASYGCTISDVRDALNKQNVELPSGKLTGKNTELTVKTVGNLSKPEEFNNIIIRSVGEKVIRLSDIGTASLGPENTETQMTQSGTPLVGVAIVPLPGANYLDISAAFYKEFEKLKKDLPKDIKLNIAIDNTIFVKKSVIEVAETLGISIILVILIIYLFFRDWAIAFRPLIDIPVSLIATFFIMWLFGFSINVLTLLAIVLATGLVVDDGIVVTENIFKKVEEGMTPIEAAIKGSNEIFFAVISISITLAAVFLPVIFLEGFVGRLFREFGVVIGAAVLISAFVSLTLTPMLNAYLMKGGEQKKSKFYIRTEPYFEKLNSSYANSLKRFMKRKWLSFPILIACFGLIYLFFNILQKETAPYDDRSGFVMRMSTPEGSTYEYTDRFMQEMSKLVDDSIPGKKVSLVITSPGFGSSSVNSGFIRVSLVEPNERKDSQKEIAQKLTKWSKQYPDAKTSVIEQPTIAVNRRGGLPIQYIIQAPNFEKLREKIPLFMDEVGKNPTFAVSDVNLKFNKPEVNVSINREKAESLGISVIDIAQTLQLSLSGQRFGYFMRNGKQYQVIGQFNQEDRSKPLDLTSMYVKNNKGELIQMDNVVSIEEKSNPPQLYHNNRYMSATISAGLAPGKSISDGIDAMNEIKAKVLDDTFTTDLGGESRDFVESSSNTSFAFGLALLLIFLILAAQFESFIDPFIIILTVPMAVAGALFSLWLFGQTWNIFSQIGTVMLIGLVTKNGILIVEFANQLREQGKSKIDAILEASEARLRPILMTSLAISLGALPIAMSLGAASTSRIGMGVVIVGGTIFSLVLTLFVIPAMYLMWSKARKHYPEFDHIEEYEKGVK; the protein is encoded by the coding sequence ATGAGTTTATCTACCACAAGTATAAGAAGGCCCGTATTTACCATTGTCATTAATTTAGCAATTGTATTGTTTGGTCTTATTGGATATAGTTTTTTGGGAGTTCGAGAATTTCCATCGATTGACCCGGCCCAAATTTCGATTCGGACAAACTATGCCGGAGCCAATTCAGATATTATTGAATCCCAAATTACTGAACCTCTTGAAAAAGCCATTAACTCCATTGATGGAATCAGAAACGTAACTTCTTCAAGTGCTCAGGGAAGCAGTAATATTACAATCGAATTTAATTTAGATAAAAATCTTGAAGAGGCGGCCAATGATGTACGTGATAAAGTTTCACAAGCAGTAAGAAACTTACCACAAGATATTGACGCTCCCCCAGTTGTTTCTAAGGCAGATGCCAATGGTGAGGCCATTATTTCGATGACGGTACAAAGTGATACCAGAAATGCATTGGAACTTAGCGATTATGCCGAAAATGTAATTTCGCAACGATTAGAAACGATTCCAGGAGTAAGTGGTGTTCAAATTTGGGGACAAAAAAGATACGCAATGCGCTTGTGGATTGACCCAGTGAAATTAGCGTCTTATGGCTGTACGATTTCGGATGTTCGAGATGCGTTGAATAAACAAAATGTGGAACTCCCTTCAGGAAAATTGACAGGAAAAAACACGGAACTTACCGTTAAAACAGTTGGAAATCTATCCAAACCTGAAGAATTCAACAACATCATTATACGTTCAGTTGGTGAAAAAGTAATTCGCTTAAGCGACATAGGAACAGCAAGTCTAGGTCCTGAAAATACCGAAACTCAAATGACACAATCAGGCACGCCTTTAGTTGGTGTGGCTATTGTGCCACTTCCCGGAGCTAATTATTTAGATATCTCTGCCGCTTTTTATAAAGAATTCGAAAAATTAAAAAAAGACTTACCTAAAGATATTAAGTTAAATATCGCCATCGACAATACCATATTTGTAAAAAAATCAGTTATTGAAGTAGCCGAAACTTTAGGGATTTCTATCATTTTGGTAATTTTAATTATCTATTTATTCTTTAGAGATTGGGCTATTGCTTTCAGACCTTTAATTGATATTCCCGTTTCGTTGATTGCAACATTCTTTATTATGTGGCTTTTTGGGTTTTCGATAAATGTATTGACTTTACTGGCGATTGTTCTTGCTACTGGTCTTGTGGTCGATGATGGAATTGTGGTAACCGAAAATATTTTCAAGAAAGTAGAAGAAGGCATGACACCTATTGAAGCAGCTATAAAAGGATCTAATGAAATATTTTTTGCAGTAATTTCAATATCGATAACCTTAGCCGCTGTATTTTTACCTGTAATTTTCCTCGAAGGATTTGTTGGGCGGTTGTTTAGGGAATTCGGTGTGGTTATTGGTGCTGCAGTACTAATTTCAGCATTTGTATCATTGACCTTAACCCCTATGTTGAATGCCTATTTGATGAAAGGTGGCGAACAAAAAAAATCAAAATTCTATATTCGTACAGAACCATATTTTGAAAAATTAAACAGTAGTTACGCTAATTCATTGAAGCGTTTCATGAAAAGGAAGTGGTTGAGTTTTCCCATTTTGATTGCTTGTTTTGGACTGATTTATTTGTTTTTCAATATTTTGCAAAAAGAAACTGCCCCATATGATGACCGTAGTGGATTTGTAATGCGAATGTCAACTCCTGAAGGATCTACCTATGAATATACCGATCGTTTCATGCAGGAAATGTCAAAATTAGTAGATGATTCCATTCCTGGAAAAAAAGTGAGTTTAGTGATTACTTCACCTGGATTTGGATCTTCATCTGTGAATAGTGGATTTATTCGGGTTTCTTTGGTAGAACCAAACGAAAGAAAGGATTCCCAAAAAGAGATTGCACAAAAATTGACTAAATGGTCCAAACAATATCCTGATGCAAAAACCTCAGTAATTGAACAACCTACGATTGCTGTAAACAGACGTGGAGGTTTACCGATTCAATATATTATTCAAGCTCCAAACTTTGAGAAATTAAGAGAAAAAATTCCATTGTTTATGGATGAAGTAGGTAAAAATCCAACTTTTGCAGTAAGTGATGTGAATTTAAAATTTAACAAACCTGAAGTTAACGTAAGCATAAATAGAGAAAAAGCGGAGAGTTTAGGAATATCCGTAATTGATATCGCGCAAACCTTGCAACTTTCTTTAAGTGGCCAACGTTTTGGTTACTTTATGAGAAATGGAAAGCAATATCAGGTAATTGGGCAGTTTAATCAAGAAGACCGTTCAAAACCATTGGATTTAACCTCGATGTATGTAAAAAATAATAAAGGGGAATTAATACAAATGGATAATGTGGTTAGTATTGAAGAAAAAAGTAATCCTCCGCAATTGTATCATAATAACCGCTATATGTCTGCAACTATTTCGGCAGGTCTTGCTCCTGGCAAAAGTATCAGCGATGGAATTGATGCGATGAATGAGATAAAAGCCAAAGTTTTAGACGATACTTTCACAACCGATTTAGGTGGAGAATCTAGAGATTTTGTAGAAAGTAGCTCAAATACTTCTTTTGCTTTTGGTTTAGCATTATTACTTATATTTTTGATTCTAGCAGCACAATTTGAAAGTTTTATTGATCCTTTCATTATCATTTTAACTGTACCAATGGCAGTTGCCGGGGCATTATTTTCGTTATGGCTTTTTGGTCAAACCTGGAATATTTTCAGCCAAATTGGAACTGTAATGTTAATTGGTTTGGTAACCAAAAATGGAATTCTGATAGTAGAATTTGCGAATCAGCTGCGAGAACAGGGAAAATCAAAAATTGATGCTATTTTAGAAGCATCAGAAGCGAGATTACGTCCAATTTTAATGACCAGTTTGGCTATTTCATTAGGAGCATTGCCTATTGCAATGTCACTTGGTGCTGCTTCAACCAGCAGAATTGGGATGGGAGTTGTTATTGTAGGTGGAACTATTTTCTCTTTAGTTTTAACCTTATTCGTTATTCCTGCCATGTATTTAATGTGGTCTAAAGCCAGAAAACATTACCCTGAATTTGATCATATTGAAGAATATGAAAAAGGAGTAAAATAA
- a CDS encoding efflux RND transporter periplasmic adaptor subunit has protein sequence MKIKYLVYTLLTAGIIGFIGYRINANKSENEAGNDKGGKDKPISVNGIIVHTQTFDNNLSLSGSIEANEQVEIRSEVSGIVEGIYFQEGSNVSKGQVLFKVNDIELRAQLRQMTTKEGLASENERRAKLLLQKEAISQEEYDIAKADLKSAQSQSQLIKAQISKTSVRAPFSGKIGLRSISPGTYITPTILVAKLVNIGKLKITFSIPEKYATQVKTNTQLTFTVAGSSEKFTARVYAIEPGVEVATRTLQVRAIAENKNGKLLPGTFANVELPLDIIKDAIVVPTEAIIPVQNGKKVFISSNGMAKEVMIETATRTDASILVLSGLKAGDTVITSAVMTLKDETPVKVTIIK, from the coding sequence ATGAAAATAAAATACCTAGTTTATACCTTATTAACCGCTGGAATCATTGGATTTATTGGTTACCGAATTAATGCAAATAAAAGCGAAAATGAAGCAGGAAATGATAAAGGTGGAAAAGACAAACCTATTAGTGTAAACGGGATTATTGTTCATACGCAAACCTTTGATAATAATCTATCGCTTTCTGGTTCTATTGAAGCAAATGAACAAGTTGAAATAAGAAGCGAAGTTTCTGGTATTGTTGAAGGTATCTATTTTCAGGAAGGCAGTAATGTCAGTAAGGGACAAGTGCTGTTTAAAGTAAATGATATTGAACTGAGAGCACAACTGAGACAAATGACCACTAAAGAAGGTCTAGCTTCTGAAAACGAAAGAAGAGCCAAATTATTATTGCAAAAAGAGGCCATAAGTCAAGAAGAATATGACATTGCAAAAGCTGATTTAAAATCGGCACAATCTCAAAGTCAACTTATTAAAGCACAAATTTCAAAAACATCAGTAAGAGCACCATTTTCAGGAAAAATAGGATTGCGTTCTATTTCGCCAGGAACTTATATTACACCAACTATTCTTGTGGCTAAATTGGTCAATATTGGCAAACTAAAAATTACTTTTTCGATTCCTGAAAAATACGCAACTCAAGTAAAAACCAATACCCAATTAACATTTACTGTCGCAGGTTCTTCTGAAAAATTTACAGCTCGAGTGTATGCAATCGAGCCAGGAGTAGAAGTGGCAACAAGAACTTTACAAGTTCGAGCAATTGCAGAAAACAAAAACGGAAAATTATTACCCGGAACATTTGCTAATGTTGAATTGCCTTTGGACATCATCAAAGATGCCATCGTAGTTCCTACAGAAGCAATTATTCCGGTACAAAACGGGAAAAAAGTTTTCATCTCAAGCAATGGAATGGCTAAAGAAGTAATGATTGAAACTGCAACAAGAACTGATGCTTCTATTTTAGTCCTTTCAGGCTTAAAAGCGGGAGACACTGTTATTACAAGTGCCGTAATGACCTTAAAAGACGAAACTCCTGTAAAAGTAACAATCATAAAATAG
- the recG gene encoding ATP-dependent DNA helicase RecG: MSNLLLTPIEYLKGVGPNRGELLRKELGIYKYQDLVNFFPNRYIDRTRYYKINELQNNIAEVQIIGKIINIKTVEFGRNQKRLVATFVDDTGQMELVWFQGHKWIRESLKLNEMCVIFGKCTSFGNAFNMAHPEIELMTEHEQSLRSAMQPVYPSTETLTNRGISNRVINKLMQQLFLETQALFTETLPDYLINELKLIPKKAALFNIHFPKSADVLAKAKFRLIFEELFFIQLQLITKNLIRKHKIKGHPFAIVGENFNDFYQHHLPFQLTNAQKRVIKEIRTDMGSNAQMNRLLQGDVGSGKTIVAFMSMLLALDNGFQACLMAPTEILANQHFIGLSELAETLNINIRILTGSTKIAQRRIIHEELENGTLHILIGTHALLEDKVKFKNLGLAVIDEQHRFGVEQRSKLWKKNVIPPHVLVMTATPIPRTLAMSLYGDLDISVIDELPPGRKPIQTVHRFDSNRLKVWKFLRDEIALGRQIYIVYPLIQESEKMDFKDLMDGYESISRDFPLPQYSISILHGKMKPADKDAEMKRFSEGKTNIMVATTVIEVGVNVPNASVMIIESAERFGLSQLHQLRGRVGRGAEQSYCILMTSHKLSSDSKTRMETMVQTNDGFEIAEVDLKLRGPGDLMGTQQSGVLNLQIADLVRDRDTLALARNYALKLLKEDAGMQKPEHTNLRAVFIEMTKKKNIWNYIS; encoded by the coding sequence ATGAGCAACCTCCTACTCACTCCAATAGAATACCTAAAAGGCGTTGGTCCCAATCGGGGCGAATTGCTGCGCAAGGAATTGGGGATTTATAAGTATCAGGATTTGGTTAATTTTTTTCCCAATAGATATATTGACAGGACGCGGTACTACAAGATTAACGAACTGCAAAACAATATTGCCGAAGTTCAGATTATCGGTAAAATCATCAACATTAAAACCGTTGAATTTGGTCGAAACCAAAAACGATTAGTAGCGACTTTTGTGGATGATACGGGACAAATGGAACTCGTTTGGTTTCAAGGTCACAAATGGATTCGGGAGAGTTTAAAGTTGAATGAAATGTGTGTGATTTTTGGTAAATGCACGTCTTTTGGGAATGCTTTCAATATGGCGCATCCCGAAATCGAACTGATGACCGAGCATGAACAAAGTCTGCGTTCTGCGATGCAACCCGTATATCCTTCGACAGAAACCTTAACAAATCGGGGGATTTCAAACCGGGTGATTAATAAATTGATGCAGCAATTGTTTCTGGAAACGCAGGCATTATTTACAGAAACCTTGCCGGATTATTTAATCAACGAACTGAAGCTGATTCCTAAAAAAGCAGCTTTATTCAACATTCATTTTCCAAAAAGCGCTGATGTTTTGGCGAAAGCCAAATTCCGATTAATTTTCGAAGAATTGTTCTTTATTCAGTTGCAATTAATCACGAAGAATCTCATCAGGAAACATAAGATAAAAGGACATCCGTTTGCAATTGTAGGCGAAAATTTCAATGATTTTTATCAGCATCATTTGCCTTTTCAATTGACAAATGCCCAAAAAAGAGTCATTAAAGAAATCCGAACGGACATGGGTAGCAACGCCCAAATGAACCGATTGCTGCAAGGCGATGTAGGTTCCGGGAAAACAATTGTGGCTTTTATGAGCATGCTTTTGGCACTTGATAATGGTTTCCAAGCGTGCTTGATGGCTCCTACAGAAATCTTGGCTAATCAGCATTTCATTGGTTTATCCGAATTGGCAGAAACCTTAAATATCAATATCAGAATATTAACGGGTTCGACTAAAATAGCACAACGCAGAATTATTCATGAAGAACTGGAAAACGGTACGTTACACATTCTTATCGGAACGCATGCTTTATTGGAAGACAAAGTAAAATTTAAGAATTTAGGACTCGCTGTAATTGATGAACAACACCGTTTTGGTGTAGAACAACGCTCTAAATTGTGGAAGAAAAATGTGATTCCGCCACACGTTTTGGTGATGACCGCCACCCCTATTCCACGAACTTTGGCGATGAGTTTGTATGGCGATTTAGACATTTCTGTAATTGATGAATTGCCTCCGGGACGAAAACCGATTCAAACCGTTCACCGATTTGACAGCAACAGATTGAAAGTTTGGAAATTCCTTCGAGACGAAATTGCTTTGGGAAGACAAATCTATATTGTGTATCCGCTCATCCAAGAATCAGAAAAAATGGATTTCAAGGATTTAATGGACGGTTACGAAAGTATTTCAAGAGATTTTCCGTTGCCACAATATTCGATTTCCATATTGCACGGAAAGATGAAACCTGCAGATAAAGATGCTGAAATGAAACGTTTTTCGGAAGGAAAAACCAATATTATGGTCGCCACAACCGTTATTGAGGTCGGTGTCAATGTTCCTAACGCCAGTGTGATGATTATAGAAAGTGCCGAACGGTTTGGATTGTCGCAATTGCATCAGCTTCGCGGCCGCGTGGGTCGTGGTGCAGAGCAAAGTTATTGCATCCTGATGACGAGCCATAAATTGAGTTCCGACAGTAAAACCCGAATGGAAACGATGGTGCAGACCAATGATGGCTTCGAAATTGCCGAAGTAGACTTAAAACTTCGTGGTCCTGGCGATTTGATGGGAACGCAACAAAGTGGTGTACTAAACCTTCAGATTGCAGATTTAGTTCGAGATAGAGATACTTTGGCATTAGCCAGAAATTACGCTTTAAAATTACTCAAGGAAGATGCGGGCATGCAAAAACCGGAGCATACTAATTTGCGAGCTGTTTTTATCGAAATGACCAAAAAGAAAAACATCTGGAATTACATTAGTTAA
- a CDS encoding DUF2059 domain-containing protein: MKRFSITLFLCGLLTSGFSQSSSKKDNIKNLLELTGSGKLGVQVGQNMINSFKKSYPNVPVEFWDDFLKEMNSDTLINLIIPIYDKYYTESEIKQLSEFYQSSLGKKVISTMPLVVKESMQVGQTWGKEIGEKVYSDLKEKGFAPKE; the protein is encoded by the coding sequence ATGAAACGATTTTCAATTACACTATTTTTATGTGGGCTTCTCACAAGCGGATTTTCACAATCTTCATCAAAAAAAGATAATATTAAAAACCTTCTTGAATTAACTGGTTCTGGAAAATTAGGAGTCCAAGTTGGACAAAATATGATTAATAGCTTTAAAAAAAGTTATCCTAACGTACCTGTTGAATTTTGGGATGATTTTTTAAAAGAAATGAATTCTGACACTCTAATAAATTTGATTATTCCAATTTATGACAAATATTATACTGAATCAGAAATAAAACAATTATCTGAATTTTATCAGTCCTCTTTAGGAAAGAAAGTAATATCTACAATGCCGTTAGTTGTAAAAGAATCAATGCAAGTTGGACAAACTTGGGGGAAAGAGATTGGAGAAAAAGTATATAGTGATCTAAAGGAAAAAGGGTTTGCGCCAAAAGAATAA
- a CDS encoding DUF1697 domain-containing protein, whose protein sequence is MTTHLALLRGINVSGHSMIKMEALKTTLEAIGFQNVQTYIQSGNVFVDIEEENPAAVGFKIKQEIFKAFGHEVPVVVISSADLEACFKNNPFLKEKDIDTKKLYVAFISTTLQSTSMNDLKISQFKPDEASIDGSRIFIKYAVGAGKTRFDQKYIEKKLNVTATIRNWNTVTQLLKMYEER, encoded by the coding sequence ATGACAACTCATCTCGCATTGCTTCGCGGCATCAACGTTTCAGGTCACAGTATGATAAAAATGGAGGCGCTAAAAACGACTTTGGAAGCCATTGGTTTTCAAAATGTGCAAACGTATATTCAATCAGGAAATGTTTTTGTAGATATTGAGGAGGAAAATCCTGCGGCTGTTGGTTTCAAAATCAAGCAGGAAATTTTCAAGGCTTTTGGTCATGAAGTGCCAGTTGTGGTTATTAGTTCCGCAGATTTAGAAGCGTGTTTCAAGAATAATCCTTTCTTAAAGGAAAAAGATATTGATACAAAAAAGTTATATGTTGCGTTTATTTCTACTACGTTGCAAAGCACCAGTATGAATGATTTAAAAATTAGTCAGTTCAAGCCGGATGAAGCCAGTATTGACGGTAGCAGAATTTTTATTAAATACGCTGTTGGAGCCGGAAAGACTAGATTTGATCAAAAATACATTGAGAAAAAACTGAATGTTACCGCAACAATCAGGAACTGGAATACAGTGACGCAATTGCTGAAAATGTACGAGGAGCGCTAA
- a CDS encoding diphthine--ammonia ligase: MKKKALFNWSSGKDSALALYKTLQNSEFDITCLLTSVNQQFQRISMHGVRVELLEEQAQSIGLPLEIMQIPEMPTMEVYEKVMRETLTKLKEQDVTHSIFGDIFLEDLRKYREDKLAEIGFEGIFPLWKIPTKDLIQEFISLGFKTIVVCVNEQFLNKSFVGRIIDQDFINDLPENVDVCGENGEFHTFTFDGPIFSKPIDFEIGEIVYRKYEKPKEEDSSNTACDTSATDAFDYGFWYCDLIKK, from the coding sequence TTGAAAAAGAAAGCCCTATTTAATTGGAGCAGCGGAAAAGATTCTGCGCTTGCCTTATATAAAACATTACAAAATTCTGAATTCGATATTACCTGTTTGCTTACCAGCGTAAATCAACAATTTCAACGCATTTCGATGCACGGCGTTCGGGTAGAATTATTAGAAGAACAAGCGCAAAGTATTGGATTACCGCTTGAAATCATGCAAATTCCCGAAATGCCTACAATGGAAGTCTATGAAAAAGTCATGCGGGAAACATTGACAAAACTAAAAGAGCAAGATGTTACACATTCGATTTTTGGAGATATATTTCTGGAAGATTTACGTAAATACAGAGAAGACAAATTAGCCGAAATAGGTTTTGAAGGCATTTTTCCGCTTTGGAAAATTCCAACGAAAGATTTGATTCAGGAATTTATTAGCTTAGGATTTAAAACAATTGTCGTTTGCGTCAACGAACAGTTTCTGAACAAAAGCTTTGTTGGAAGAATTATCGACCAAGATTTTATCAACGATTTACCAGAAAACGTTGATGTTTGTGGTGAAAATGGTGAGTTTCATACGTTCACTTTTGACGGCCCGATTTTCTCTAAACCCATAGATTTCGAAATTGGCGAAATCGTTTATAGAAAATACGAAAAACCAAAAGAAGAAGATTCCTCAAATACCGCTTGCGACACGAGCGCTACTGATGCGTTTGATTATGGATTTTGGTATTGTGATTTGATTAAAAAATAA
- a CDS encoding M1 family metallopeptidase, producing MKYIFLLLSAITFAQQTKSVDFKIVQGQITINPKDKSVRGAVSYWFDVLNPIDTIKIDAQNMNFTDVELNQKQIQFTTDGKQILLISAFKKGTNNISFNYVAKPKQALYFVGSEEKDNVQIWTQGQGKNTSNWLPSFDDVKEKVIFSLEVVVDSKCQVISNGFLKSKVNNNSMTYWKFNMQKPMSSYLLMLAIGKFEKQIQSSNSGIPLEMYYEPKDKSKFEPTYRYSKELFNFLEKEIGVKYPWGIYKQAPVREFLYAGMENTSATLFSTRYVVDSIAFEDRSYTNVNAHELAHQWFGNLVTAESSKHHWLQEGFATYYALLAEKEIYGEDYFYSKLYESAQQLKFASRSDTIPVLNAKASSLSFYQKGAWALFVLHEAIGDKAFKKAVKSYLKKHSFETVNTQDFFAEIKKVSDYNLNKFSKVWLESTVFNTQQANILLNKNKSIQVLFEVEKLKNKPLSEKEDFFAKTLQSDVYFAVKEAIVNQLKLEKFEDKVALLSLALATKNVQVRQAVAASLNEIPESFRTQYETLLDDMSYQTQEIALYNLWNNFPGKRTEYLDKSKNWQGFNDYNLRTLWLSLALSTDDYGTDKEALINELINYSSSNYEANTRQNALEKLLAFNIINDEVLQNLVNATTHHMWQFSKFGRDSIRKLLKNKEMRVSFERILLNLNEIEQFQLNRLLKE from the coding sequence ATGAAATATATTTTCCTCTTACTATCTGCCATAACATTCGCACAGCAAACCAAATCTGTAGATTTCAAAATCGTTCAAGGACAAATAACAATTAATCCGAAAGACAAATCCGTAAGAGGAGCGGTTAGTTATTGGTTTGATGTTTTAAATCCTATAGATACCATTAAAATCGATGCGCAAAATATGAATTTTACCGATGTAGAATTGAATCAGAAACAAATTCAATTTACTACTGATGGAAAGCAAATTCTATTGATTTCAGCTTTTAAAAAAGGAACCAATAACATTAGTTTCAATTATGTTGCTAAACCTAAGCAAGCGCTATATTTTGTTGGCTCTGAGGAAAAAGATAATGTGCAAATCTGGACGCAGGGACAAGGAAAAAATACCAGCAATTGGCTTCCAAGTTTTGATGATGTTAAGGAGAAAGTGATTTTTAGTTTGGAAGTAGTTGTTGATTCAAAATGCCAAGTGATTTCAAACGGATTTTTAAAAAGCAAAGTAAATAACAATTCGATGACCTATTGGAAATTTAACATGCAAAAACCAATGAGTTCTTATTTGCTAATGCTTGCCATCGGGAAATTTGAAAAACAAATACAAAGTTCAAATTCGGGGATTCCATTAGAAATGTATTATGAACCGAAAGACAAATCTAAATTTGAACCCACCTATCGCTATTCTAAGGAATTATTTAATTTTTTGGAAAAAGAAATAGGAGTAAAGTATCCTTGGGGAATTTATAAACAAGCTCCTGTTCGGGAATTTTTGTACGCCGGAATGGAAAATACTTCAGCAACATTATTTTCTACGCGCTATGTGGTAGATTCTATAGCTTTTGAAGATCGAAGTTATACCAATGTAAATGCACATGAATTGGCGCACCAATGGTTTGGAAATTTGGTCACTGCCGAAAGCAGTAAACACCATTGGCTGCAGGAAGGGTTTGCAACCTATTATGCGTTACTGGCTGAGAAGGAAATTTACGGGGAAGATTATTTTTATTCCAAATTATATGAATCGGCTCAACAATTAAAATTTGCTTCCAGAAGCGATACAATTCCTGTTTTGAATGCCAAAGCGAGTTCGTTGTCTTTCTATCAAAAAGGCGCTTGGGCACTTTTTGTTTTACACGAAGCAATAGGAGATAAAGCATTTAAAAAAGCTGTAAAAAGTTACTTGAAAAAGCATTCGTTTGAAACCGTAAATACACAAGATTTCTTTGCGGAAATAAAAAAAGTATCTGATTATAACTTGAATAAATTTAGTAAAGTATGGCTTGAATCAACTGTTTTTAATACGCAACAGGCTAATATTTTGTTGAATAAAAATAAATCAATTCAAGTGTTATTTGAAGTAGAAAAATTAAAAAATAAACCGTTGTCTGAGAAAGAAGATTTTTTCGCGAAAACGTTACAATCGGATGTTTATTTTGCGGTTAAAGAAGCAATTGTTAATCAATTAAAACTAGAGAAATTCGAAGATAAAGTCGCACTTTTAAGCCTGGCTTTGGCTACTAAAAACGTACAAGTTCGCCAAGCAGTTGCGGCATCATTAAATGAAATTCCAGAAAGTTTTAGAACACAATATGAAACTTTACTCGACGATATGTCCTATCAAACACAGGAAATTGCGTTATATAATTTGTGGAATAATTTTCCTGGGAAGCGCACTGAATATTTAGATAAGTCAAAAAATTGGCAAGGTTTCAATGATTATAATTTAAGAACACTTTGGTTGTCTCTGGCATTATCCACGGATGATTATGGTACTGATAAAGAAGCTTTGATAAACGAATTAATCAATTATTCATCATCAAATTATGAAGCTAATACAAGACAAAATGCTTTAGAGAAACTACTTGCTTTTAATATAATCAATGACGAAGTATTACAAAATTTAGTCAATGCAACCACACATCATATGTGGCAATTTTCGAAATTTGGAAGGGATAGTATCAGGAAACTGCTTAAAAATAAGGAAATGAGAGTTTCATTCGAAAGAATTTTGCTTAATTTAAATGAAATTGAGCAATTTCAATTGAATCGATTATTGAAAGAATAA
- a CDS encoding TSUP family transporter yields METYILVLLCLAAFAAGFIDAIVGGGGLIQTPMGLILLPNLPVSTVIGTLKVPAFSGTSFAAYQYLKKVDMNWKLLGIMMLLAFPSAFLGSTLLTYVSNDFMKPLLLVVLSFLVVYTYAKKNFGQHIEKTHSPRTQILNAIGISFVVGLYDGFIGPGTGSFLVVAFIAIMGFDFLHASANAKMVNLSTNFGSICLFILKGKIIWAIALPMAASNAFGGWIGAKLAINKGNSFIRIFFLVVVIGTLIRFAYDVFFK; encoded by the coding sequence ATGGAAACGTACATATTGGTTTTACTTTGTTTAGCCGCTTTTGCTGCAGGATTTATAGATGCGATTGTAGGCGGCGGCGGACTGATACAAACACCTATGGGCTTGATATTATTGCCTAATTTACCAGTTTCAACAGTAATTGGAACCTTGAAAGTTCCTGCTTTTAGCGGTACTTCTTTTGCAGCCTATCAATATCTTAAAAAGGTTGATATGAACTGGAAATTGCTAGGAATTATGATGCTTTTGGCTTTTCCGTCTGCATTTTTAGGTTCTACATTATTGACGTATGTAAGTAATGATTTCATGAAGCCATTATTACTTGTTGTGCTTTCATTTTTAGTAGTTTATACCTACGCAAAGAAAAATTTTGGGCAACATATTGAAAAAACACATTCTCCCAGAACACAAATCTTAAATGCTATAGGAATCAGTTTTGTAGTTGGCTTATACGATGGATTTATTGGTCCTGGAACAGGTAGCTTTCTTGTGGTTGCATTTATCGCTATTATGGGATTCGATTTTTTGCATGCTTCCGCAAATGCTAAAATGGTGAATCTATCGACGAACTTTGGTTCTATTTGTCTGTTTATTTTGAAAGGTAAAATCATTTGGGCAATAGCACTGCCAATGGCTGCTAGTAATGCTTTTGGTGGATGGATTGGAGCAAAACTAGCTATAAACAAAGGAAATAGTTTTATTCGAATTTTCTTTTTGGTGGTTGTAATCGGTACATTAATCCGTTTTGCTTATGATGTGTTTTTTAAATAA